A genomic region of Friedmanniella luteola contains the following coding sequences:
- a CDS encoding DivIVA domain-containing protein — protein sequence MTLSLDDVRNKRFRMARKSGYEVLEVDEFVDEVEATFEQLFEENRNLKKQVESLKSTGSAASTPAEDAKPVVAERQPAASSPAPGTAPAPVVSAPAQPVERLVVTASKEASSAVVRLVELSTDQAERLVAEAAAEAAQIREQASTAAAEETSEAHARAQKVETEARAHAERLQADALGRAESLDREIETRRTQMFGELEKQRDELTATVQALRSFEATYRSNLTRHLQSQIEVLASGHEEPADPPAALDAAPTAPRTTGGASAADGAEPGADPAADDAPTAGGGSATSSDTPRLDALLGDQR from the coding sequence ATGACTCTGTCGTTGGACGACGTGCGCAACAAGCGCTTCCGGATGGCCCGCAAGTCCGGCTACGAGGTCCTGGAGGTCGACGAGTTCGTCGACGAGGTGGAGGCCACCTTCGAGCAGCTGTTCGAGGAGAACCGGAACCTCAAGAAGCAGGTCGAGTCGCTGAAGTCGACCGGCTCGGCCGCCAGCACGCCCGCCGAGGACGCGAAGCCCGTGGTGGCCGAGCGCCAGCCGGCCGCCAGCAGCCCGGCCCCCGGCACGGCTCCCGCGCCGGTCGTCAGCGCCCCCGCGCAGCCCGTCGAGCGGCTCGTCGTCACCGCCAGCAAGGAGGCCAGCTCCGCGGTCGTCCGGCTGGTCGAGCTGTCGACGGACCAGGCCGAGCGGCTGGTGGCCGAGGCCGCCGCCGAGGCCGCCCAGATCCGCGAGCAGGCCTCGACGGCCGCCGCCGAGGAGACGTCCGAGGCCCACGCCCGCGCCCAGAAGGTCGAGACCGAGGCCCGCGCCCACGCCGAGCGGCTGCAGGCCGACGCGCTGGGCCGCGCGGAGTCGCTCGACCGGGAGATCGAGACGCGGCGCACCCAGATGTTCGGGGAGCTGGAGAAGCAGCGCGACGAGCTCACCGCGACCGTGCAGGCGCTCCGCAGCTTCGAGGCGACCTACCGCAGCAACCTCACCCGCCACCTGCAGAGCCAGATCGAGGTGCTCGCCAGCGGCCACGAGGAGCCGGCCGACCCGCCGGCCGCGCTGGACGCCGCCCCGACCGCTCCGCGGACCACCGGTGGCGCGTCCGCCGCCGACGGCGCGGAGCCGGGGGCCGACCCGGCCGCGGACGACGCCCCCACCGCCGGTGGGGGATCGGCCACCAGCAGCGACACCCCGCGCCTGGACGCGCTGCTCGGCGACCAGCGCTGA
- the pyk gene encoding pyruvate kinase: MRRAKIVCTLGPASSAPERLIELVQAGMDVARLNMSHGEYADHEANLANVRVAAAAVGRPVGVLADLQGPKIRLGRFASGKEVLEVGATFTITVDDIAGDVTRCSTTFKGLPGDVNPGDRILIDDGRLMLQATSVTATDVVTEVIVGGPVSNNKGINLPGVAVSVPAMSEKDSDDLRWALRHGVDMVALSFVRSAQDVEIVHQIMDEEGRRVPVIAKIEKPQAVENLDEIIDAFDALMVARGDLGVELPLEDVPLVQKRIVTAARRWAKPVIVATQMLESMISAPRPTRAEASDVANAVLDGADAVMLSGETSVGEYPVVTVETMARIVSTTEAHGQEQMQDIDWDPHTTSGVITKAAAEVGERIDAKFLVAFTHSGDSARRLARLRSEIPVLAFTPVEQTQAALTLSWGVVSFLVPMVNHTDDMIRQVDKALIETGMIAEGERVVIVAGSPPGVAGHTNMVRVRRIGAPL; this comes from the coding sequence GTGCGTAGAGCCAAAATTGTCTGCACGCTGGGGCCTGCGTCCTCAGCGCCCGAGCGCCTCATCGAGCTGGTCCAGGCCGGCATGGATGTCGCCCGTCTGAACATGAGCCACGGTGAGTACGCCGACCACGAGGCCAACCTGGCGAACGTCCGGGTGGCCGCGGCCGCCGTCGGTCGTCCGGTCGGCGTCCTGGCCGACCTCCAGGGGCCGAAGATCCGCCTCGGCCGCTTCGCCAGCGGCAAGGAGGTGCTCGAGGTCGGCGCCACCTTCACCATCACCGTCGACGACATCGCCGGTGACGTGACCCGCTGCTCCACCACCTTCAAGGGCCTGCCCGGCGACGTGAACCCGGGCGACCGGATCCTCATCGACGACGGCCGGCTGATGCTGCAGGCCACCTCGGTCACCGCGACCGACGTCGTCACGGAGGTCATCGTCGGCGGTCCGGTCAGCAACAACAAGGGCATCAACCTGCCCGGGGTGGCCGTCAGCGTCCCCGCCATGAGCGAGAAGGACAGCGACGACCTGCGCTGGGCCCTGCGGCACGGCGTCGACATGGTCGCGCTGTCCTTCGTCCGCAGCGCGCAGGACGTCGAGATCGTCCACCAGATCATGGACGAGGAGGGACGTCGCGTCCCCGTCATCGCCAAGATCGAGAAGCCGCAGGCCGTCGAGAACCTCGACGAGATCATCGACGCGTTCGACGCGCTGATGGTGGCCCGCGGCGACCTGGGCGTCGAGCTGCCGCTCGAGGACGTGCCGCTGGTCCAGAAGCGGATCGTCACCGCAGCCCGGCGCTGGGCCAAGCCGGTCATCGTGGCCACCCAGATGCTCGAGTCGATGATCTCCGCACCCCGCCCCACCCGCGCGGAGGCCTCCGACGTCGCCAACGCCGTCCTCGACGGCGCCGACGCGGTCATGCTCTCCGGCGAGACCAGCGTGGGCGAGTACCCGGTGGTCACCGTCGAGACCATGGCCCGGATCGTCTCGACCACCGAGGCGCACGGCCAGGAGCAGATGCAGGACATCGACTGGGACCCGCACACCACCAGCGGCGTCATCACCAAGGCCGCGGCCGAGGTGGGGGAGCGGATCGACGCCAAGTTCCTCGTGGCCTTCACCCACTCGGGCGACTCGGCCCGCCGGCTGGCCCGGCTGCGCTCCGAGATCCCCGTCCTGGCCTTCACCCCGGTGGAGCAGACCCAGGCGGCCCTGACCCTCAGCTGGGGCGTCGTGTCCTTCCTGGTCCCGATGGTCAACCACACCGACGACATGATCCGGCAGGTCGACAAGGCCCTCATCGAGACCGGCATGATCGCCGAGGGCGAGCGGGTCGTCATCGTCGCCGGCTCACCTCCCGGCGTCGCCGGGCACACCAACATGGTGCGGGTGCGGCGGATCGGCGCTCCGCTGTAA
- a CDS encoding TraR/DksA family transcriptional regulator — translation MHALPVNETVIADHVEAANAAELPVREGEDPWTEAELAEVIEVLEADIVRFREQLATSTAELVGLLRDGTEGAGRDPADVGSANFERDAEMSLANNAREMLDQSKLALRHIQLGTYGSCDNCGQPIGKGRLQAFPRATLCVKCKQREERR, via the coding sequence ATCCACGCACTCCCGGTCAACGAGACCGTGATCGCCGACCACGTCGAGGCTGCGAACGCCGCCGAGCTGCCGGTGCGCGAGGGTGAGGACCCCTGGACCGAGGCGGAGCTCGCCGAGGTGATCGAGGTGCTCGAGGCCGACATCGTCCGCTTCCGCGAGCAGCTCGCGACCTCCACCGCCGAGCTGGTCGGGCTGCTGCGCGACGGCACCGAGGGCGCCGGCCGCGACCCCGCCGACGTCGGCTCCGCCAACTTCGAGCGGGACGCCGAGATGTCGTTGGCCAACAACGCCCGCGAGATGCTCGACCAGTCCAAGCTGGCCCTGCGGCACATCCAGCTGGGCACCTACGGCAGCTGCGACAACTGCGGCCAGCCCATCGGCAAGGGGCGTCTGCAGGCGTTCCCCCGCGCGACCTTGTGCGTGAAGTGCAAGCAGCGCGAGGAGCGACGGTAG
- a CDS encoding branched-chain amino acid ABC transporter permease — MDVLQQLINGLSLGALYALIAVGYTVVYGIVQLINFAHGEIFMMGAFGSLTVWLVLGRQSGSTGLWLLPLMLIGGIAVAVGVALLTERFAYRPLRNAPRLAPLITAIGVSIFLQEFVRLFFGRIPTFPDSLRAISFPQIDVVTGPAFTPGGVVIQRAALFTLISLVVCAAILFFFVNKTRLGRAMQATSQDPDTSRLMGINVDKIIMVAFALGAALAAVAGLAYGLRYTNIDFKIGFLAGLKAFTAAVLGGIGNINGAVVGGLVLGVVEVLATSYIPGTFGGSAWKDVWAFVLLILVLVFRPQGLLGARVVDRA; from the coding sequence GTGGACGTCTTGCAACAGCTGATCAACGGCCTCTCGCTGGGAGCCTTGTACGCCTTGATCGCGGTGGGCTACACCGTCGTCTACGGCATCGTCCAGCTGATCAACTTCGCGCACGGCGAGATCTTCATGATGGGCGCCTTCGGCTCGCTCACCGTGTGGCTCGTCCTCGGCCGGCAGAGCGGGTCGACCGGCCTCTGGCTGCTGCCCCTGATGCTCATCGGCGGCATCGCCGTCGCCGTCGGGGTGGCCCTGCTCACCGAGCGCTTCGCCTACCGGCCGCTGCGGAACGCCCCGCGGCTGGCCCCGCTGATCACCGCCATCGGCGTCTCCATCTTCCTCCAGGAGTTCGTCCGGCTCTTCTTCGGCCGGATCCCGACCTTCCCGGACTCCCTGCGGGCCATCTCGTTCCCGCAGATCGACGTCGTGACCGGCCCGGCGTTCACCCCCGGGGGCGTCGTCATCCAGCGGGCGGCCCTGTTCACCCTGATCTCGCTGGTCGTGTGCGCGGCGATCCTGTTCTTCTTCGTCAACAAGACGCGGCTGGGACGGGCCATGCAGGCCACGTCGCAGGACCCGGACACGTCGCGCCTGATGGGCATCAACGTCGACAAGATCATCATGGTCGCCTTCGCGCTCGGCGCTGCTCTGGCCGCGGTGGCCGGGCTGGCGTACGGGTTGCGCTACACCAACATCGACTTCAAGATCGGCTTCCTCGCCGGCCTGAAGGCGTTCACCGCCGCCGTCCTCGGGGGCATCGGCAACATCAACGGCGCCGTCGTGGGCGGCCTGGTGCTCGGCGTGGTCGAGGTGCTCGCGACCTCGTACATCCCCGGCACCTTCGGCGGCTCGGCCTGGAAGGACGTGTGGGCTTTCGTGCTGCTCATCCTCGTGCTGGTCTTCCGTCCGCAAGGTCTGCTCGGTGCGAGGGTGGTGGACCGGGCATGA
- a CDS encoding RluA family pseudouridine synthase has translation MPETRVVLVPDGLEGERVDAAVARMLGLSRSRTADLIGRGQVRVDGTTVAKSDRVLGGAMLEVELDDQEERTARVVPRTVEGVGIVHDDEDIVVVDKPVGVAAHPSVGWDGPDVLAHLAGAGFRISTSGVPERKGIVQRLDVGTSGLMVVAKSERAYTVLKRAFKSRTVDKTYHTLVQGHPDPFTGTVDAPIGRHPGADYKMAVVEGGRHSVTHYETLDAFVGTTLLEVTLETGRTHQIRVHMAAIKHPCAGDPTYGGDPVLAARLGLQRQWLHAVRLGFVHPTTGEPVAFTSPYPADLQHALDVVRAA, from the coding sequence ATGCCTGAGACCCGCGTGGTCCTCGTCCCCGACGGGCTCGAGGGGGAGCGCGTCGACGCAGCCGTCGCCCGGATGCTGGGCCTCTCGCGCAGCCGGACGGCCGACCTGATCGGTCGCGGTCAGGTCCGGGTCGACGGCACGACCGTCGCCAAGTCCGACCGCGTGCTGGGCGGTGCCATGCTCGAGGTCGAGCTGGACGACCAGGAGGAGCGCACCGCTCGCGTCGTCCCCCGGACCGTCGAGGGCGTCGGCATCGTGCACGACGACGAGGACATCGTGGTGGTGGACAAGCCGGTCGGCGTCGCCGCCCACCCCAGCGTGGGCTGGGACGGCCCGGACGTGCTGGCGCACCTGGCCGGGGCCGGCTTCCGCATCTCCACCTCCGGTGTGCCCGAGCGGAAGGGGATCGTGCAGCGCCTGGACGTCGGCACGTCGGGGCTCATGGTGGTGGCCAAGAGCGAGCGCGCCTACACCGTGCTCAAGCGTGCCTTCAAGTCACGGACGGTCGACAAGACCTACCACACGCTGGTGCAGGGCCACCCGGACCCGTTCACGGGCACCGTCGACGCCCCCATCGGCCGGCACCCCGGCGCCGACTACAAGATGGCGGTCGTCGAGGGCGGCCGGCACAGCGTCACCCACTACGAGACCCTGGACGCCTTCGTCGGCACCACGCTGCTCGAGGTCACGCTGGAGACGGGTCGCACCCACCAGATCCGGGTGCACATGGCGGCGATCAAGCACCCCTGCGCCGGCGACCCCACCTACGGTGGCGACCCGGTGCTCGCCGCCAGGCTCGGCCTGCAGCGGCAGTGGCTGCACGCCGTCCGGCTCGGGTTCGTGCACCCGACCACCGGCGAGCCCGTCGCGTTCACCTCGCCCTACCCGGCGGACCTGCAGCACGCGCTCGACGTCGTCCGCGCCGCCTGA
- a CDS encoding ANTAR domain-containing response regulator: protein MTNAEVGTTDSAKTRVVVAEDEVLIRLDLVEMLTEEGYEVVGQAGDGEAAVALTTDLKPDLVVMDVKMPKMDGISAAEQIATARIAPVVMLTAFSQRELVDRASAAGAMAYVVKPFSKSDLVPAIEVARARFAEIQAVEAEVSDLTERLESRKAVDRAKGLLQTGLGLTEPEAFRWIQKTAMDLRKSMREVAEGVIEHGSGGKKK, encoded by the coding sequence GTGACGAACGCAGAAGTTGGTACGACGGACAGTGCGAAGACGCGCGTGGTCGTCGCGGAGGACGAGGTCCTGATCCGTCTGGACCTGGTCGAGATGCTCACCGAAGAGGGCTACGAGGTGGTCGGCCAGGCCGGCGACGGGGAGGCGGCGGTGGCTCTCACCACCGATCTCAAGCCCGACCTCGTGGTGATGGACGTGAAGATGCCCAAGATGGACGGCATCAGCGCGGCCGAGCAGATCGCCACCGCGCGGATCGCCCCCGTGGTCATGCTGACCGCGTTCAGCCAGCGGGAGCTGGTGGACCGGGCCAGCGCGGCCGGGGCGATGGCCTACGTGGTGAAGCCCTTCAGCAAGTCCGACCTGGTGCCGGCCATCGAGGTGGCGCGCGCCCGGTTCGCCGAGATCCAGGCGGTGGAGGCCGAGGTCAGCGACCTGACCGAGCGGCTGGAGTCGCGGAAGGCGGTCGACCGCGCCAAGGGTCTGCTGCAGACCGGACTGGGTCTCACCGAGCCCGAGGCCTTCCGCTGGATCCAGAAGACGGCTATGGATCTCCGCAAGTCGATGCGCGAGGTGGCCGAAGGAGTCATCGAGCACGGGTCCGGCGGCAAGAAGAAGTAG
- the ftsZ gene encoding cell division protein FtsZ, whose translation MVSASQNYLAIIKVVGVGGGGVNAVNRMIEAGLRGVEFIAVNTDAQALLMSDADVKLDIGRELTRGLGAGADPDKGRQAAEDHAQDIEDALKGADMVFVTAGEGGGTGTGGAPVVARIARALGALTIGVVTRPFSFEGKRRATQAESGIAGLREEVDTLIVIPNDKLLQMVDHQIAILDAFKQADQVLMQGVSGITDLITTPGLINLDFADVKAVMSNAGSALMGIGSARGEDRARAAAEMAVSSPLLEASIDGARGVLLSIAGGSDLGLFEVSAAANLIQAAAHEDANIIFGTVIDDALGDEVKVTVIAAGFEGGQPPRRQPGISRNADLRPSGQGARPGGGPAPTAPQNGGAPTPAPAPQPAPAAAPAGHAPTGPAGAPVFRPTPQQQAAAPRSTRPADDDDLDIPDFMK comes from the coding sequence GTGGTCTCTGCATCACAGAACTACCTGGCCATCATCAAGGTCGTCGGGGTCGGCGGCGGCGGCGTCAACGCCGTCAACCGGATGATCGAGGCCGGACTTCGGGGAGTCGAGTTCATCGCCGTCAACACCGACGCCCAGGCGCTGCTGATGAGCGACGCCGACGTCAAGCTGGACATCGGCCGCGAGCTCACCCGCGGCCTCGGGGCCGGCGCCGACCCGGACAAGGGCCGCCAGGCCGCGGAGGACCACGCCCAGGACATCGAGGACGCGCTGAAGGGCGCCGACATGGTCTTCGTCACCGCCGGCGAGGGGGGTGGGACCGGGACCGGAGGGGCGCCCGTCGTCGCCCGCATCGCCCGCGCCCTCGGCGCCCTGACCATCGGCGTGGTCACCCGGCCGTTCTCCTTCGAGGGCAAGCGCCGCGCCACCCAGGCCGAGTCCGGCATCGCCGGCCTCCGCGAAGAGGTCGACACCCTCATCGTCATCCCGAACGACAAGCTGCTGCAGATGGTCGACCACCAGATCGCCATCCTCGACGCCTTCAAGCAGGCCGACCAGGTGCTGATGCAGGGTGTCTCGGGCATCACCGACCTCATCACCACCCCCGGCCTGATCAACCTGGACTTCGCCGACGTCAAGGCGGTCATGTCCAACGCCGGGTCCGCGCTGATGGGCATCGGCTCGGCCCGGGGCGAGGACCGCGCCCGGGCGGCGGCCGAGATGGCCGTCTCGTCCCCGCTGCTGGAGGCGAGCATCGACGGTGCCCGCGGGGTGCTGCTCTCGATCGCCGGTGGCTCCGACCTCGGCCTGTTCGAGGTCTCGGCCGCGGCCAACCTGATCCAGGCCGCCGCGCACGAGGACGCGAACATCATCTTCGGCACGGTCATCGACGACGCCCTCGGCGACGAGGTCAAGGTCACGGTCATCGCGGCGGGCTTCGAGGGCGGCCAGCCGCCGCGCCGGCAGCCGGGCATCAGCCGGAACGCCGACCTCCGACCGAGCGGTCAGGGCGCGCGCCCGGGCGGCGGCCCGGCGCCCACCGCCCCGCAGAACGGCGGTGCCCCGACCCCCGCCCCCGCCCCGCAGCCGGCCCCGGCCGCAGCGCCCGCCGGCCACGCCCCCACCGGCCCCGCCGGTGCACCCGTGTTCCGGCCGACGCCGCAGCAGCAGGCGGCCGCCCCGCGGTCGACCCGTCCGGCCGACGACGACGACCTGGACATCCCCGACTTCATGAAGTGA
- a CDS encoding branched-chain amino acid ABC transporter permease, protein MRRPVLVTPALQERHGSRGRLLALVGGAVLVVSGLLPWAYSFDALDGMTLLGNPSPLQVMGMVLGLLVLAGLLGPRFLPARRGRPRVGWLRAARAAAAGALVFTLLIVASIAAELGGLVNVNYGGWIALVGALLAFAGTRLVAPDPLPTLYTAQTRDWLELLAIVVVMAAALFGIAYALDTDDAGAFVSFIAFAGTVIAALFALGVMGWLSAVSQRHRKVLILASFLVAFLFPFTQDGSDANMSIATQVIIFAAAAMGLNIVVGLAGLLDLGYIAFLGAGAFVAAILSRSAFSTLDWHPPFIVVVLISGLVSATLGLIIGTPTLRVSGDYLAIVTLAFGEIFRITMINLDGEAGPNLTRGSNGIPAIPDLELFGFDFGDPHVLLGIPLGRFSNYYFLLLVVIALIILVFTRLNNSRIGRGWVAIREDEKAAEAMGVNVFGLKLFAFAGGAFLAGVAGSVKAHQDVSVTPDQYNFLQSAFLLAAIVLGGMGTVLGVLVGATLLILLPEKLRFVSEFRLLLFGLTLIVMMRFRPEGLIASRRRQLEFHEDDDELAERIDDQIQPSTLKGATT, encoded by the coding sequence ATGAGGCGTCCCGTGCTGGTCACCCCCGCGCTGCAGGAACGGCACGGGTCCCGTGGCCGTCTCCTCGCCCTCGTCGGCGGCGCTGTCCTGGTCGTGTCGGGCCTGCTGCCCTGGGCCTACAGCTTCGACGCCCTCGACGGCATGACGCTGCTCGGCAACCCCTCGCCCCTGCAGGTCATGGGCATGGTCCTGGGGCTGCTCGTCCTCGCCGGCCTGCTCGGCCCGCGGTTCCTGCCGGCCCGCCGCGGACGACCCCGCGTCGGCTGGCTGCGTGCCGCCCGGGCGGCCGCGGCCGGCGCCCTGGTGTTCACCCTCCTCATCGTCGCCTCGATCGCCGCCGAGCTCGGCGGGCTCGTGAACGTCAACTACGGCGGCTGGATCGCCCTCGTGGGCGCGCTGCTGGCCTTCGCCGGCACCCGGCTCGTCGCCCCCGACCCGCTCCCGACGCTCTACACCGCGCAGACCCGGGACTGGCTCGAGCTGCTCGCCATCGTCGTGGTGATGGCGGCCGCGCTGTTCGGCATCGCCTACGCGCTGGACACCGACGACGCCGGGGCCTTCGTCAGCTTCATCGCCTTCGCCGGCACCGTGATCGCCGCGCTCTTCGCGCTCGGCGTGATGGGCTGGCTGTCCGCGGTGTCGCAGCGGCACCGGAAGGTCCTGATCCTGGCCTCCTTCCTGGTGGCCTTCCTGTTCCCGTTCACCCAGGACGGCTCGGACGCCAACATGTCGATCGCCACGCAGGTGATCATCTTCGCGGCGGCCGCCATGGGCCTGAACATCGTCGTCGGTCTCGCCGGACTGCTGGACCTCGGCTACATCGCCTTCCTGGGGGCGGGCGCCTTCGTGGCCGCCATCCTCTCCCGGTCGGCGTTCTCGACGCTGGACTGGCACCCGCCCTTCATCGTCGTGGTGCTGATCAGCGGCCTGGTCTCGGCGACCCTCGGCCTCATCATCGGCACCCCGACCCTGCGGGTGTCCGGTGACTACCTGGCCATCGTCACGCTGGCGTTCGGGGAGATCTTCCGGATCACCATGATCAACCTGGACGGGGAGGCGGGCCCGAACCTGACCCGCGGCTCCAACGGCATCCCGGCCATCCCGGACCTCGAGCTCTTCGGGTTCGACTTCGGCGACCCGCACGTGCTGCTGGGGATCCCGCTGGGCCGGTTCTCCAACTACTACTTCCTGCTCCTCGTGGTGATCGCGCTGATCATCCTGGTGTTCACCCGGCTCAACAACTCCCGCATCGGGCGCGGCTGGGTCGCGATCCGCGAGGACGAGAAGGCCGCCGAGGCGATGGGCGTCAACGTCTTCGGGCTCAAGCTCTTCGCCTTCGCGGGCGGCGCGTTCCTGGCCGGCGTCGCGGGGTCGGTCAAGGCTCACCAGGACGTCTCGGTGACGCCGGACCAGTACAACTTCCTGCAGTCGGCCTTCCTGCTGGCGGCCATCGTGCTGGGCGGCATGGGCACGGTCCTCGGGGTGCTGGTCGGCGCGACGCTGCTGATCCTGCTGCCCGAGAAGCTCCGGTTCGTCAGCGAGTTCCGGCTGCTGCTGTTCGGTCTGACGCTGATCGTCATGATGCGCTTCCGGCCCGAGGGGCTGATCGCCAGCCGCCGACGGCAGCTGGAGTTCCACGAGGACGACGACGAGCTCGCCGAGCGCATCGACGACCAGATCCAACCCAGCACCCTGAAGGGGGCGACGACATGA
- a CDS encoding signal peptidase II, giving the protein MQAARGATVAPPPQPAAPVLTAAHRRRLRGLFAVVALTGLVLDVVTKVVAVGQLEPGRPVPLLGGLLTLLLIRNPGAAFSTGEGITPVFALAACAVLVFVVARLVPKLGHPAWSVALGLLSAGVAGNLVDRFARQPGPLRGHVVDFLQLPHWPIFNVADMCITAAAVLIMVLAVVKNVGIGGERYPRGATPAQSAATAPSAGRAVVDDGPRREVEDA; this is encoded by the coding sequence GTGCAAGCAGCGCGAGGAGCGACGGTAGCGCCTCCGCCGCAGCCCGCGGCCCCCGTCCTGACGGCGGCGCACCGCCGCCGGCTGCGGGGGCTGTTCGCCGTCGTGGCCCTGACCGGGCTCGTCCTCGACGTGGTGACCAAGGTCGTCGCCGTCGGCCAGCTCGAGCCGGGCCGGCCGGTCCCGCTGCTCGGTGGGCTGCTGACCCTGCTGCTGATCCGCAACCCGGGCGCCGCCTTCAGCACCGGGGAGGGGATCACCCCGGTGTTCGCGCTCGCCGCCTGCGCGGTGCTGGTCTTCGTCGTCGCCCGCCTGGTCCCGAAGCTCGGCCACCCGGCCTGGTCGGTGGCCCTCGGGCTGCTCTCCGCCGGCGTGGCGGGCAACCTCGTCGACCGGTTCGCCCGGCAGCCGGGGCCGCTGCGGGGCCACGTCGTCGACTTCCTGCAGCTGCCGCACTGGCCCATCTTCAACGTGGCCGACATGTGCATCACCGCGGCCGCGGTGCTGATCATGGTGCTGGCCGTGGTCAAGAACGTGGGGATCGGCGGCGAGCGCTACCCGCGCGGGGCCACCCCCGCCCAGTCGGCGGCCACCGCCCCGTCGGCCGGCCGGGCCGTCGTCGACGACGGGCCGCGGCGCGAGGTCGAGGATGCCTGA
- a CDS encoding YggT family protein, with protein MVIVGSLILVVLRIFLVFLFARMILSWVPVLVRDWEPRGPLLVAAEFVYSVTDPPLRALRKVLRPVRIGTVMLDLAFIGLFILVSLLMRVVALVFFGL; from the coding sequence GTGGTAATCGTCGGATCGCTCATCCTCGTGGTGCTGAGGATCTTCCTCGTGTTCCTCTTCGCGCGGATGATCCTCTCCTGGGTCCCCGTGCTCGTCCGCGACTGGGAGCCCCGCGGCCCCCTCCTCGTGGCCGCCGAGTTCGTCTACTCCGTCACGGACCCCCCGCTGCGCGCCCTGCGCAAGGTGCTGCGCCCCGTCCGGATCGGGACGGTCATGCTCGACCTCGCCTTCATCGGGCTGTTCATCCTGGTGAGCCTGCTGATGCGGGTCGTCGCGCTGGTCTTCTTCGGTCTGTGA
- a CDS encoding branched-chain amino acid ABC transporter substrate-binding protein produces MRKQLVLTGATLLATVLAVSSCGTRAEEATGGSGETATKVAKIGVIAPLSGDLSALGLGIQNAVDLAVKQANEKGTIPGWTLEIDPQDDQALPDTGKNAATKLAGDDEVVGVVGTLNSSVAQSVQPVLSGANIAQVSPANTNPTLTKGADPASPKRSYPGYFRTCTTDDVQGPFAARYLLDQGIKKVATIHDKKAYGQGLVAAFTDAFKSGGGTIVQAETINPDDKDFSAVISKVKGAGPEAVYYGGEFPQSGPLAQQARAAGLDVPVMGGDGMYTPSYIELAGKTSEGDLATSVGAPVETLDSAKQFVTDYAAGGYDQPYEAYGAYAYDAANAIINGLKVSLASAADAKSARQATIDAIGKVSFDGASGPVAFDEFGDNTTKILTVYKVTDGKWKADKTGS; encoded by the coding sequence GTGCGTAAGCAACTCGTGCTCACGGGGGCCACACTGCTGGCGACCGTCCTGGCCGTCTCGTCCTGCGGGACCCGGGCCGAAGAGGCGACCGGCGGCAGCGGCGAGACCGCGACCAAGGTCGCGAAGATCGGCGTCATCGCCCCGCTCTCCGGTGACCTGTCCGCACTGGGTCTCGGCATCCAGAACGCGGTCGACCTGGCGGTCAAGCAGGCCAACGAGAAGGGCACCATCCCGGGCTGGACGCTCGAGATCGACCCCCAGGACGACCAGGCCCTGCCGGACACCGGCAAGAACGCGGCCACCAAGCTGGCCGGGGACGACGAGGTGGTCGGCGTCGTCGGCACCCTGAACTCCTCCGTCGCCCAGTCGGTGCAGCCCGTCCTCAGTGGCGCGAACATCGCGCAGGTCTCGCCCGCCAACACCAACCCGACGCTGACCAAGGGCGCCGACCCGGCCAGCCCCAAGCGCTCGTACCCCGGCTACTTCCGGACCTGCACCACCGACGACGTGCAGGGACCGTTCGCGGCCCGGTACCTCCTCGACCAGGGCATCAAGAAGGTCGCCACGATCCACGACAAGAAGGCCTACGGCCAGGGCCTCGTCGCCGCCTTCACCGACGCGTTCAAGTCGGGCGGCGGCACCATCGTCCAGGCCGAGACGATCAACCCGGACGACAAGGACTTCTCCGCGGTCATCAGCAAGGTCAAGGGCGCCGGCCCCGAGGCCGTCTACTACGGCGGTGAGTTCCCGCAGTCGGGCCCGCTGGCGCAGCAGGCCCGGGCCGCCGGCCTCGACGTCCCCGTCATGGGCGGCGACGGCATGTACACCCCCAGCTACATCGAGCTGGCCGGCAAGACCTCCGAGGGTGACCTCGCCACCTCCGTCGGCGCCCCGGTCGAGACCCTCGACTCGGCCAAGCAGTTCGTGACCGACTACGCGGCCGGTGGCTACGACCAGCCCTACGAGGCGTACGGCGCCTACGCCTACGACGCGGCCAACGCCATCATCAACGGCCTCAAGGTGTCGCTGGCCAGTGCCGCCGACGCCAAGTCCGCCCGGCAGGCCACGATCGACGCGATCGGCAAGGTGTCCTTCGACGGCGCCTCCGGCCCCGTCGCGTTCGACGAGTTCGGGGACAACACGACCAAGATCCTCACCGTCTACAAGGTGACGGACGGCAAGTGGAAGGCCGACAAGACCGGTAGCTAG